The following proteins come from a genomic window of Nostoc sp. TCL26-01:
- a CDS encoding GAF domain-containing protein: MSPIAQPDLQVSLNQESVLRRITTRIRQSLELADIIAATTAEVRSLLGTDRVMIYKFHADGNGQVIAEAIYENRLPSLLGLNFPADDIPPPARELFIQAKVRSVVNVEAGQIGQSTLRNSETGEFISEQICYRSVDPCHIEYLTAMGVKSSVVAPIFHQDALWGLLVSHHSETLNIAENELEAIQMVVDQLSVAIAQSHLLTQARAKAERETVINHISTLLHSLPTIILQPALEATVAALNGVGGRLCIKHQAFNSQNAGSESFIECLIPGNDCIQLYTCGQQPIIPEQSIYPLIEQYSIWQENYKSHQGDVLAISDIYQTPVLRTLQAAFQPTKIRSILMIPLEYRQQLLGYLTIFRNEIDTETLWAGQFDRDQRQLYPRISFDIWRDSKTAQAQEWKITEIELAKEIGKHFASAIQQYELYQQVQAFNENLEKQVKRRTWELQHTTEQQQAVFGVITKIRESLETNTIFQTTTKEVCQLIKVDRVSVYRFNKDWGGEFVGDFEATNPHWSNESKIGINIVWNDTYLQDTEGGRYRYNETFTVDDIYKMGFAKCHLENLEEYQIRAFVLAPIFFGQKLWGLLATYQHTGPREWKTSEVNFLTQIAAQLGVALQQAELLSQTKQQAEELTQALHHLQQTQTQLIQTEKMSSLGQLVAGVAHEINNPVNFIYGNLSHVSEYAQDLLTMLELYQQECPHPSQEILAQADKMDLEFLSEDLPKTLSSMEIGVERIRQIVMSLRNFSRLDEAEKKAVNIHEGIDSTLLILQHRLKAKPESPAIHLIKEYGELPLVECYAGQMNQVFMNVLSNALDALEDYRELQPKTNIGKISIITSIGQIQDNIKSIVIRIADNGPGIPEAVRVRICDPFFTTKPVGKGTGLGLSISYRIVVEKHGGVFKCDSQLGSGTEFWIEIPVQQMGNSQ, translated from the coding sequence ATGTCACCGATCGCCCAACCAGATTTGCAGGTTAGTTTGAATCAAGAAAGTGTATTGCGTCGTATTACAACTCGTATCCGTCAGTCTTTAGAGTTGGCAGATATCATTGCCGCGACAACAGCAGAAGTACGTTCTTTGCTGGGAACTGACCGAGTAATGATTTATAAATTTCATGCAGATGGCAACGGTCAGGTCATTGCTGAGGCCATTTATGAAAATCGTTTACCATCTCTGTTGGGGCTAAATTTTCCAGCCGATGACATTCCCCCCCCAGCACGAGAACTGTTTATCCAAGCGAAAGTACGTTCAGTAGTAAATGTAGAAGCAGGACAGATTGGCCAAAGTACCCTGCGGAACTCAGAAACCGGGGAATTTATCTCCGAACAAATCTGTTACCGTTCTGTAGATCCTTGTCACATTGAATATTTAACAGCAATGGGAGTCAAATCTTCAGTTGTTGCGCCGATTTTTCATCAAGACGCACTCTGGGGTTTATTAGTATCTCATCACTCAGAAACCCTGAATATTGCTGAGAACGAGTTAGAAGCCATACAGATGGTTGTGGATCAACTATCAGTAGCGATCGCTCAAAGTCATCTTCTCACACAAGCCCGTGCCAAAGCCGAACGAGAAACAGTTATTAATCACATCAGTACTCTGCTACACTCTTTACCCACCATTATCTTACAACCAGCTTTAGAAGCAACTGTTGCGGCTTTGAACGGTGTTGGTGGTAGGCTGTGCATCAAACACCAAGCTTTTAACTCACAAAATGCTGGGTCTGAAAGCTTCATAGAATGCTTAATCCCCGGAAATGATTGTATTCAACTTTATACCTGTGGACAGCAACCCATTATTCCAGAACAAAGTATCTATCCACTGATTGAGCAATATAGTATTTGGCAGGAAAACTACAAATCTCATCAAGGTGATGTCTTAGCCATATCTGACATATATCAAACTCCAGTATTGCGAACCTTGCAAGCCGCCTTTCAACCAACTAAAATTCGTAGTATTTTGATGATTCCCCTAGAATACCGTCAGCAGTTACTAGGGTATTTAACTATTTTTCGCAATGAGATAGATACAGAAACCCTTTGGGCTGGTCAATTTGATCGAGATCAAAGACAACTCTACCCCCGTATTTCCTTTGATATCTGGCGTGACTCAAAAACAGCACAAGCCCAAGAATGGAAAATCACAGAAATTGAACTAGCTAAAGAAATTGGTAAACATTTTGCCTCAGCCATTCAACAGTACGAACTATATCAACAAGTACAAGCCTTCAACGAAAATTTAGAAAAACAAGTCAAAAGGCGCACTTGGGAATTACAACATACTACTGAACAACAACAGGCTGTATTTGGTGTAATTACCAAGATTCGAGAGTCGTTGGAAACTAATACTATTTTTCAAACAACCACTAAAGAAGTTTGTCAATTAATTAAAGTAGATAGAGTTTCTGTGTATCGCTTCAACAAAGATTGGGGTGGCGAATTTGTCGGTGATTTTGAAGCTACCAATCCTCACTGGTCAAATGAATCAAAAATAGGGATTAACATAGTTTGGAATGACACTTATTTACAAGACACAGAAGGAGGACGTTATCGCTACAACGAGACGTTCACCGTAGATGATATCTATAAAATGGGCTTTGCTAAGTGCCATCTTGAAAATTTAGAAGAATATCAAATTCGGGCTTTTGTCCTGGCTCCCATCTTTTTTGGACAAAAACTTTGGGGTTTATTAGCAACATATCAACACACTGGCCCGCGTGAATGGAAAACCTCAGAAGTTAATTTTCTCACGCAAATTGCAGCTCAACTAGGAGTAGCACTACAACAAGCAGAACTACTCAGCCAAACAAAACAACAAGCAGAAGAATTAACTCAAGCACTCCATCATTTACAACAAACTCAAACCCAACTTATTCAGACAGAAAAAATGTCTTCATTGGGTCAATTAGTAGCAGGTGTAGCTCATGAAATTAACAATCCAGTAAACTTTATCTATGGCAACCTTAGCCATGTTAGTGAATACGCTCAGGATTTGCTCACAATGCTAGAACTCTATCAGCAAGAGTGTCCCCACCCCAGCCAAGAAATTCTCGCACAGGCAGACAAAATGGATTTAGAGTTTTTATCGGAAGATTTACCAAAAACTCTATCTTCTATGGAAATCGGAGTAGAACGCATCCGGCAAATTGTCATGTCTTTAAGGAATTTCTCGCGTTTAGATGAAGCTGAGAAGAAAGCTGTAAATATTCACGAGGGTATTGATAGCACCTTGCTAATTTTGCAGCATCGCTTAAAAGCAAAACCAGAGAGTCCGGCTATTCATCTGATCAAAGAATATGGTGAACTGCCTTTAGTAGAGTGCTACGCCGGACAGATGAATCAAGTATTCATGAACGTTTTAAGTAACGCACTTGATGCCTTAGAAGATTACAGAGAATTACAACCAAAAACTAATATTGGGAAAATTTCTATTATTACCAGTATTGGTCAAATTCAAGATAATATTAAAAGTATAGTCATCCGCATTGCTGATAATGGCCCAGGCATACCGGAGGCAGTCAGGGTAAGAATATGTGATCCATTTTTCACAACTAAACCAGTAGGCAAAGGTACAGGTTTAGGGTTATCAATTAGTTACCGAATTGTTGTCGAAAAACATGGTGGTGTTTTTAAATGTGATTCACAACTAGGCTCAGGTACAGAGTTTTGGATTGAAATTCCAGTTCAGCAAATGGGGAATAGTCAATAG
- the dnaN gene encoding DNA polymerase III subunit beta, translating to MKLVCAQSDLSTNLSLVNRAVPSRPTHPVLANVLLQADAETNQVSLTAFDLSLGIRTSFNADVWQGGAIALPAKLLVDITSRLPEGEITLDDESNPATGEGINVTLTPKTGQYQIRAMEAGEFPELPLIESTEAIHLTATALIEGLRGSLFATSADETKQVLTGVHLTVKPDSLEFAATDGHRLAVVETANERPLEDNQEQLEVTVPARALRELERMLVHNASSDEPVALYLDQGQVVFAWQNQRLTSRTLEGQYPAYRQLIPRQFERQVTIERKQFLSTLERIAVLADQKNNIVKLTIDSNAQELTLSCEAQEMGSGRESMSAEISGEDIEIAFNVKYLMEGLKALPSTEIQMHLNQTLTPVIFTPLGGLKMTYLAMPVQLRS from the coding sequence ATGAAATTAGTTTGCGCCCAAAGTGACCTCAGTACCAATCTTTCCCTCGTCAATCGTGCTGTACCATCACGCCCGACTCATCCAGTGCTGGCTAACGTGCTGTTGCAAGCCGATGCGGAAACTAACCAAGTCAGTCTAACAGCCTTTGATCTCAGCTTGGGTATCCGTACCAGCTTTAATGCTGACGTGTGGCAAGGGGGAGCGATCGCACTGCCGGCTAAACTACTAGTAGACATCACCTCACGCCTACCAGAGGGAGAAATCACCCTAGATGATGAATCAAACCCAGCCACAGGGGAAGGTATCAATGTCACACTCACACCAAAAACGGGACAATATCAAATCAGAGCAATGGAAGCTGGAGAGTTCCCCGAATTACCTCTCATTGAAAGTACCGAAGCCATTCATCTCACAGCCACAGCCTTAATTGAAGGCTTACGGGGTTCATTATTTGCCACTAGTGCAGACGAAACTAAGCAAGTACTCACAGGAGTTCATCTGACAGTCAAACCAGACTCCTTGGAATTCGCTGCTACTGATGGACATCGCCTCGCGGTAGTCGAAACAGCCAACGAACGCCCTTTGGAAGATAATCAAGAACAACTAGAAGTCACAGTACCAGCTAGAGCGTTACGAGAACTCGAACGAATGCTAGTTCACAACGCTTCCTCTGATGAACCCGTAGCCCTATATTTAGATCAAGGTCAAGTTGTCTTTGCTTGGCAAAACCAACGCCTAACTAGCCGCACCCTAGAAGGTCAATATCCAGCCTATCGGCAACTTATCCCTCGGCAATTTGAACGACAAGTCACCATTGAACGCAAACAATTTCTCAGCACTTTAGAGCGCATCGCCGTCTTAGCTGACCAGAAAAATAATATCGTCAAACTAACTATAGATAGTAATGCTCAAGAACTCACCTTATCTTGTGAAGCGCAAGAAATGGGTAGTGGTAGAGAGTCAATGAGCGCGGAAATTTCTGGAGAAGATATAGAAATTGCTTTCAATGTTAAGTATTTAATGGAAGGATTAAAAGCTCTACCATCAACAGAAATTCAAATGCACCTCAATCAAACCCTAACTCCCGTGATTTTTACACCACTGGGAGGTTTGAAGATGACTTATTTAGCTATGCCGGTACAGTTGAGAAGCTAA
- a CDS encoding HhoA/HhoB/HtrA family serine endopeptidase encodes MKTTEYNNQHRNSKQEVNSVILMLLSGLAVVSVGGCSLLPARTVQSQNETQPQTANDTVPAIAPPAIISSSGDPNFVVKVVQSAGGAVVRIDSARTITARVPEEFNDPFFRRFFGDGTPLQPRQRVERGSGSGFIINASGQILTNAHVVDGADTVTVTLKDGRSFDGKVLGEDPVTDVAVIKINANNLPTLSLGNSESLQPGEPVIAIGNPLGLNNTVTSGIISATGRSSSDIGASDKRVDYLQTDAAINPGNSGGPLLNARGQVIGMNTAILRGAQGLGFAIPVNTVQKIAQELISTGRVDHPYLGVQMVTFTPEIKERIQDRFGDRINIKSDRGVLLVSIIPNSPAATAGLRPGDVIQSINNQPVTKVEEVQRLVENSKIGSPLPIQIERNGETKQLTVSPAPLPVQREG; translated from the coding sequence ATGAAGACAACAGAGTATAACAATCAACACAGAAATAGCAAGCAGGAAGTCAACAGTGTGATTTTGATGTTACTGAGTGGTTTAGCGGTGGTGTCTGTGGGCGGTTGCTCTCTTCTACCTGCCAGAACTGTACAGTCACAAAATGAAACCCAGCCTCAAACAGCTAATGATACCGTGCCGGCGATCGCACCACCAGCGATTATTTCCTCCTCTGGCGATCCCAACTTTGTGGTTAAAGTGGTACAAAGTGCTGGGGGCGCAGTAGTCAGGATTGACTCAGCGAGAACCATAACTGCGCGCGTACCAGAAGAATTTAATGACCCCTTTTTCCGCCGCTTTTTTGGCGATGGCACACCATTACAACCCAGACAGCGCGTAGAACGGGGTAGTGGCTCAGGATTTATTATTAATGCTTCTGGGCAAATTTTGACTAATGCTCACGTAGTAGACGGTGCTGATACGGTGACGGTGACGCTCAAAGATGGGAGAAGTTTTGATGGTAAAGTCCTGGGTGAAGACCCAGTTACAGATGTAGCTGTAATTAAAATTAATGCTAATAACTTACCTACCCTATCTTTAGGTAACTCCGAGTCCTTACAACCAGGTGAACCAGTCATTGCCATTGGGAATCCCCTGGGGTTAAATAACACAGTCACTTCGGGAATTATCAGCGCCACAGGTCGTTCTAGCAGTGATATAGGTGCTAGTGATAAGCGCGTTGACTATCTGCAAACAGATGCGGCAATTAATCCCGGTAACTCTGGCGGCCCCTTGTTAAATGCTCGTGGTCAAGTTATTGGCATGAATACAGCGATTCTTCGCGGCGCGCAAGGCTTGGGATTTGCTATTCCTGTAAATACTGTCCAGAAAATTGCCCAGGAATTAATCTCTACTGGTAGGGTAGACCATCCTTATTTGGGCGTGCAGATGGTGACATTTACCCCAGAAATTAAAGAAAGAATTCAGGACAGATTTGGCGATCGCATCAATATAAAATCAGATAGGGGTGTTTTGTTAGTGAGTATTATCCCTAACTCCCCTGCTGCTACAGCCGGACTCAGACCCGGTGATGTCATTCAAAGCATTAATAATCAACCTGTAACAAAAGTTGAAGAAGTCCAAAGACTTGTGGAAAACAGCAAGATTGGCAGTCCTTTACCAATCCAAATCGAACGCAATGGGGAAACTAAACAATTAACAGTCAGTCCAGCACCTTTGCCAGTGCAGAGGGAAGGATAG
- a CDS encoding TRC40/GET3/ArsA family transport-energizing ATPase translates to MRVILMTGKGGVGKTSVAAATGLRCAELGYRTLVLSTDPAHSLADSFDMELGHAPRQIRPNLWGAELDALQELEGNWGAVKRYITQVLQARGLEGVQAEELAILPGMDEIFGLVRMKRHYDEGEFDVLIIDSAPTGTALRLLSLPEVGGWYMRRFYKPFQNISVALRPLVEPIFKPIAGFSLPDKEVMDAPYEFYEQIEALEKVLTDNTQTSVRLVTNPEKMVIKESLRAHAYLSLYNVATDLVVANRIIPAEVEDPFFQRWKQNQEEYRQEIHENFHPLPVKEVPLFSEEMCGLAALERLKETLYKDEDPTQVYYKETTVRVVQEQNQYSLELYLPGIPKNQINLSKTGDELNITIGNHRRNLVLPQALAALQPAGAKMEDDYLKIRFADNIKV, encoded by the coding sequence ATGCGAGTAATATTGATGACAGGGAAAGGCGGTGTGGGTAAAACCTCAGTTGCGGCTGCAACTGGACTCCGTTGTGCAGAACTGGGCTATCGTACACTGGTTTTGAGTACAGACCCTGCTCATTCCTTAGCAGACAGTTTTGACATGGAACTGGGACACGCACCCCGACAGATTCGACCAAACTTGTGGGGTGCAGAACTAGATGCACTACAAGAGTTAGAAGGAAACTGGGGTGCAGTGAAGCGCTACATTACCCAAGTTTTACAAGCCAGGGGTTTAGAAGGAGTCCAAGCGGAAGAATTAGCCATCCTACCAGGTATGGATGAAATTTTTGGCTTGGTCAGAATGAAGCGTCATTATGATGAAGGCGAGTTTGATGTATTAATTATCGACTCTGCACCCACTGGTACAGCATTGCGACTGTTGAGTTTACCAGAAGTCGGTGGTTGGTATATGCGACGTTTTTACAAACCATTTCAAAACATCTCCGTAGCGCTGCGGCCGTTAGTAGAGCCGATTTTTAAACCCATCGCGGGATTTTCCTTACCAGATAAGGAAGTGATGGACGCACCTTACGAGTTTTATGAGCAGATAGAAGCGTTGGAAAAAGTACTCACAGATAATACGCAAACTTCTGTGCGTCTTGTTACCAATCCAGAGAAAATGGTCATTAAAGAATCTCTACGCGCTCATGCTTATTTAAGCTTGTATAACGTGGCAACGGATTTAGTTGTGGCTAACCGTATTATCCCCGCAGAAGTTGAAGATCCATTCTTCCAACGTTGGAAACAAAATCAGGAAGAATATCGTCAAGAAATCCACGAAAATTTTCATCCACTACCAGTTAAAGAAGTACCACTATTTTCCGAAGAAATGTGTGGTTTAGCAGCATTAGAACGTCTCAAAGAAACCCTCTACAAAGACGAAGATCCAACCCAGGTATATTACAAAGAAACAACTGTCCGAGTAGTTCAAGAACAGAATCAATATAGCCTGGAATTATATCTACCAGGGATTCCCAAAAATCAAATTAACCTGAGTAAAACTGGAGATGAACTAAATATTACTATTGGCAATCATCGCCGGAATCTCGTCCTACCACAAGCTTTAGCAGCTTTACAACCCGCCGGTGCAAAGATGGAAGACGACTATCTAAAAATTCGCTTTGCAGACAATATAAAAGTCTAA
- a CDS encoding DUF2358 domain-containing protein, with protein MNIIDILKQDYQRFPIDQTYSIYAQDVYFQDPLNQFRGIKRYQQMIKFMQTWFLNIKMDLHDIQHLGDKIKTEWTLSWNTPVPWKPRISISGWSELGLNADGLIVSHIDYWYCSRLDVVKQHLIFGK; from the coding sequence ATGAATATCATTGACATACTCAAACAAGACTATCAAAGATTTCCCATTGATCAAACCTACAGCATTTACGCCCAAGATGTCTATTTTCAAGACCCACTCAATCAGTTTCGTGGGATTAAACGCTATCAACAAATGATCAAGTTTATGCAAACTTGGTTTTTAAATATCAAAATGGATTTACATGATATTCAACATTTAGGAGACAAAATTAAAACTGAATGGACACTAAGTTGGAATACTCCTGTACCGTGGAAACCCCGCATCTCAATTTCCGGCTGGAGTGAACTTGGTTTAAATGCTGATGGCTTGATTGTTTCTCACATTGATTACTGGTACTGTTCCCGTTTAGATGTAGTTAAGCAGCACTTAATTTTTGGTAAATAA
- a CDS encoding nuclear transport factor 2 family protein, whose translation MTNMIFLLLKRQSRFSHAILLTLCVLSCSLVNGWQRTQAAEVAQNNTSPNAPTELKNLLTQIDAAASKNDVKGVLQFYSPTFTNGDGLNYQNMEKALLTFWQRYPKLQYTTQLQSWKSEGNTIIAETVTNITGLPSANTNNLGLNTTIKSRQRIISGRIARQEILSERTLITSGNKPPQLDVRLPEQVKIGQQYTFDAIVQEPLGDDLLLGTALEEPIQANKYLNPTSVDLQLLNSGGLFKIGRAPSTPGNHWVSAVILRGGGMTVVTQRLQVVK comes from the coding sequence ATGACTAACATGATTTTTTTATTACTGAAACGCCAAAGCAGATTTTCCCATGCTATTTTGCTGACTTTGTGTGTACTATCATGCAGTTTAGTTAACGGTTGGCAACGCACACAAGCGGCGGAAGTAGCTCAAAATAACACTTCCCCAAATGCCCCAACTGAATTAAAAAACCTGTTGACGCAAATTGACGCTGCTGCCAGCAAGAACGATGTTAAGGGAGTATTGCAGTTTTATAGCCCCACTTTTACAAATGGGGATGGGCTGAACTACCAAAATATGGAAAAAGCCCTACTCACATTTTGGCAACGCTACCCTAAATTGCAATACACCACACAACTACAGTCTTGGAAATCTGAAGGTAATACCATTATTGCGGAAACTGTCACCAATATCACGGGTTTACCTTCAGCAAACACCAATAATCTGGGACTCAACACCACAATTAAGTCTCGTCAGCGCATTATCAGTGGCAGAATTGCTCGTCAAGAGATTTTATCGGAACGTACCTTAATTACTTCCGGTAACAAACCGCCCCAACTGGATGTAAGATTACCAGAACAGGTGAAAATTGGACAGCAATATACTTTTGATGCGATCGTTCAAGAACCGTTAGGTGATGATTTACTCTTGGGTACAGCACTAGAAGAACCGATTCAAGCCAATAAATATCTCAATCCCACATCTGTAGACTTACAATTACTCAATTCCGGTGGTTTGTTTAAAATCGGCCGCGCCCCATCTACCCCTGGTAATCACTGGGTTTCGGCTGTGATCCTCCGGGGTGGCGGCATGACGGTAGTGACACAGCGTTTGCAGGTAGTGAAATAG
- the dnaA gene encoding chromosomal replication initiator protein DnaA — protein sequence MTEISIDSLWSQVLERLQLELSRPTFETWIKTASAERLENNCLVIITPNPFARNWLQKYYINTIANVVQDILGYPVEIYITIAKDEELGEVSDRSVWESSTPNHTSETVNPKRQINTELNSKYVFSRFVVGANNRMAHAASLAVAESPGREFNPLFLCGGVGLGKTHLMQAIGHYRWEICPDSKIFYVSTEQFTNDLITAIRNDSMQSFREHYRAADVLLVDDIQFIEGKEYTQEEFFHTFNTLHEAGKQVVIASDRPPNQIPSLQERLCSRFSMGLIADIQAPDLETRMAILQKKSLYENIRLPRDVIEYIASNYTSNIRELEGALTRALAYISIWGLQMTVANIAPVLETPTEKIAATPEAILTVIAENFDISIEDLKSNSRRREISWARQIGMYLMRQHTDLSFPRIGEEFGGKDHTTVLYSCDKIAQLQESDRHLSETLRQLGDRIKMTSRSQKSSS from the coding sequence ATGACGGAAATTTCTATTGACAGTTTATGGAGTCAAGTACTGGAACGTTTACAACTAGAACTGTCTCGTCCCACCTTTGAAACTTGGATTAAAACTGCTAGTGCGGAACGCTTAGAAAATAATTGTTTGGTCATAATTACGCCTAATCCCTTTGCCCGTAACTGGTTACAGAAGTACTACATCAATACCATTGCCAATGTCGTACAAGATATTTTGGGATATCCGGTGGAAATTTACATCACTATCGCTAAAGATGAAGAATTAGGTGAAGTCAGCGATCGCTCAGTCTGGGAATCATCAACCCCAAATCATACCTCGGAAACTGTTAATCCTAAAAGACAAATCAATACAGAACTTAACTCGAAGTATGTATTTTCCCGGTTTGTGGTGGGAGCAAATAACCGCATGGCTCATGCAGCTTCTCTGGCTGTGGCTGAATCTCCTGGACGAGAGTTTAATCCGTTATTTTTATGTGGTGGTGTAGGTTTAGGCAAAACTCATCTCATGCAGGCAATTGGGCATTATCGTTGGGAAATTTGCCCAGATTCTAAGATATTTTACGTTTCTACCGAGCAGTTCACTAACGATTTAATTACAGCTATTCGCAATGACAGTATGCAGAGTTTCCGAGAACATTATCGAGCTGCTGATGTGCTGTTGGTTGATGATATTCAGTTTATTGAAGGCAAAGAATATACTCAAGAAGAATTTTTTCATACTTTCAATACTTTACATGAAGCAGGTAAACAAGTCGTCATCGCTTCTGATCGTCCACCCAACCAAATTCCTAGCCTACAAGAAAGGTTGTGTTCTCGGTTTTCTATGGGGTTGATTGCTGATATTCAAGCCCCAGATTTGGAAACAAGAATGGCCATTTTGCAAAAGAAATCTTTGTATGAAAATATACGCTTACCTCGTGATGTAATTGAGTATATTGCTTCTAACTATACTTCCAACATTCGAGAACTAGAGGGAGCTTTAACCAGAGCTTTGGCTTATATTTCCATCTGGGGTTTACAGATGACCGTAGCAAATATTGCCCCTGTTTTAGAGACACCAACGGAAAAAATTGCTGCGACACCAGAAGCAATTTTAACGGTGATTGCTGAGAATTTTGATATTTCCATTGAAGACCTAAAAAGTAATTCTCGACGGCGGGAAATTAGCTGGGCGCGGCAAATTGGGATGTATCTGATGCGGCAACATACTGATTTAAGTTTCCCCCGCATTGGTGAAGAGTTTGGTGGCAAAGACCACACCACAGTGTTATACAGTTGTGACAAGATTGCTCAACTCCAAGAGAGCGATCGCCATCTATCAGAAACTCTACGTCAGCTTGGCGATCGGATCAAAATGACTAGCCGTTCTCAAAAATCATCTTCATAA
- the murG gene encoding undecaprenyldiphospho-muramoylpentapeptide beta-N-acetylglucosaminyltransferase, with product MANAPIKLLIAASGTGGHLFPAIALADKLPDYEIAWLGVPNRLETQLVPKQYTLNTIAVEGFQQGFGISSLVTLTKLITSVLQVRRLLKQGNFQGVFTTGGYIAGPAVIAARSLGLPVVFHESNALPGKVTRFFGPWCTVVALGFDVAVKYLPKATNVYVGTPVRSQFLNAGDHLQLDLPIPDSVPLIVVFGGSQGAVAVNKLVRQAAPAWFAAGAYVVHLTGTSDADVDSLKHPQYIELPFYDNMAALLKRASLAISRSGAGSLTELAVCGTPAILIPYPFAAEDHQSYNADVFTKANAALTFKQSELTAESLQTQVLHLLNSPHELAKMRENTKAIAVPDSADKLATLVREVVER from the coding sequence ATGGCAAACGCACCAATAAAATTACTTATAGCTGCCAGTGGGACTGGTGGACACTTGTTTCCGGCGATCGCATTGGCTGATAAACTACCAGATTATGAGATTGCATGGCTGGGTGTCCCTAATCGCTTAGAAACTCAGCTCGTCCCGAAACAATACACCTTGAATACTATTGCAGTCGAAGGGTTTCAGCAAGGGTTCGGTATTTCATCTTTAGTAACATTAACTAAACTTATAACTTCTGTTCTCCAAGTCCGGCGACTCTTGAAGCAAGGTAATTTTCAAGGAGTTTTCACGACTGGCGGATATATTGCTGGCCCAGCAGTAATTGCAGCCCGTTCTTTGGGTTTACCTGTAGTTTTTCACGAATCTAATGCTTTACCAGGTAAAGTCACCCGCTTTTTCGGCCCCTGGTGTACGGTGGTGGCTTTGGGATTTGATGTAGCGGTGAAGTATTTACCCAAGGCGACAAATGTCTATGTGGGTACACCTGTGCGATCGCAATTCTTAAATGCGGGTGATCATCTGCAACTAGATTTACCCATCCCTGACAGTGTACCGTTAATTGTCGTCTTTGGTGGTAGCCAAGGCGCGGTGGCTGTAAATAAATTAGTCCGTCAGGCTGCACCAGCTTGGTTTGCGGCTGGCGCTTATGTAGTCCATCTGACAGGCACTAGTGATGCCGATGTCGATAGCCTCAAGCATCCCCAGTATATAGAATTACCCTTCTACGACAACATGGCAGCGTTGTTAAAACGAGCTAGTTTAGCCATTAGCCGTTCTGGTGCTGGCAGTTTAACAGAACTAGCCGTCTGTGGCACACCAGCAATTTTGATTCCTTACCCCTTTGCGGCGGAAGATCATCAATCCTACAACGCCGATGTATTCACCAAAGCCAATGCAGCCTTAACCTTTAAGCAATCAGAACTAACAGCCGAGTCATTGCAAACCCAAGTTTTGCATTTGTTAAATTCCCCCCACGAATTAGCCAAAATGAGGGAAAATACCAAAGCGATCGCAGTTCCCGATAGCGCTGATAAGTTAGCAACTTTAGTGCGGGAAGTAGTAGAAAGATAG